In Streptomyces sp. 71268, the DNA window TTCGCCGAGGACTACACGCGCCTGGGCGAGCGCTACGACCTGGTGAGCTTCGACCCGCGCGGGGTCGGCGAGAGCGCCGGCGTCACCTGCACAAGCGACGCGGAGCGGGACGCGTCGGCCGAGGTGGACGGCACGCCCGACGACGCCGCGGAGCTGGAGCGGGGCCTGGCCGACTCGCGCGCGTACGCGGCGGCCTGTCAGCGCGCGTCCGGCAAGGTCCTGGCGCATGTGGACACCGAGAACGCCGCCCGCGACCTGGACCTGATGCGGCAGGTGCTGCGCGACCGCAAGCTGCACTACTTCGGCATCTCCTACGGCACCGAACTCGGCGGCACCTACGCCCACCTGTTCCCCAAGAACGTCGGCCGGGCCGTGCTGGACGCGGTCGTCGACCCGACCAGCGACACCAGGGCGGGCGCGCTCGCCCACGCGCGGGGCTTCCAGCGCGCCCTGGACAACTACCTGAAGGACTGCGCCGGCAAGGGCGCGAAGTGCCCGGTGGGCGACGACCCGGCCGAGGGGCGCGAGCTGATCGCGGCCCTGCTGGGGGCGTTGGACGGGGAACCGCTGCCGACCGACGACGGCGACCGCGAACTCACCCAGGGCCAGGCCCTCAGCGGCATCGCCACCGCGCTGTACAACAAGGAGAACTGGAAGTACCTCTCGCTCGGCCTCCAGGAGGCCATCGAGGCGGAGCGGGGCACGATACTGCTGGCGCTGGCCGACTCCATGGCGGGCCGCGACGAGAGCGGCCGCTACGACAACGGCCAGCCCGCCAACTCCGCCATCACCTGCCGGGACACGCGCCAGCGCTTCACCCCCGAGCAGGTGCGGGCCGAGCTGCCGGCCTTCCGCAAGGTCTCCCCGATCTTCGGCGAGTTCATGGCCTGGGGCATGCTCGGGTGCACCGACTGGCCGGTGCCGGGGTTGCGCGAGCACCCCGAGGTCAGCGCCCCCGGCGCGGCCCCGATCCTGGTCATCGGCACCACCGGCGACCCGGCGACGCCGTACGAGGGCGCGCGCACCATGGCCAGCGAACTCGGCGAGGGCGTCGGCGTCGAGCTGACGTACCGCGGCGAGGGGCACGGCGCGTACAACAGCGGCGACGAGTGCACGGTGCGCACCGTGAACGACTACCTCATCGA includes these proteins:
- a CDS encoding alpha/beta hydrolase, with amino-acid sequence MSRHIRSTALASAALMIVVGATVAGCGGGDEEAGGERRESSTGTPLPPVPVDPNLPKQLTGQQVQWKACAAPTVLQGGGEKPGDAWQCGTLKAPLDYAKPGGETIDLALIRKPAAETDRRIGSLVFNFGGPGGSGVATLPDFAEDYTRLGERYDLVSFDPRGVGESAGVTCTSDAERDASAEVDGTPDDAAELERGLADSRAYAAACQRASGKVLAHVDTENAARDLDLMRQVLRDRKLHYFGISYGTELGGTYAHLFPKNVGRAVLDAVVDPTSDTRAGALAHARGFQRALDNYLKDCAGKGAKCPVGDDPAEGRELIAALLGALDGEPLPTDDGDRELTQGQALSGIATALYNKENWKYLSLGLQEAIEAERGTILLALADSMAGRDESGRYDNGQPANSAITCRDTRQRFTPEQVRAELPAFRKVSPIFGEFMAWGMLGCTDWPVPGLREHPEVSAPGAAPILVIGTTGDPATPYEGARTMASELGEGVGVELTYRGEGHGAYNSGDECTVRTVNDYLIDGTVPPNGTTCG